From the Streptococcus oralis ATCC 35037 genome, one window contains:
- a CDS encoding ABC transporter ATP-binding protein — MKTLLHLQDLVKSFDHQIVLNHVSFELQPGEIIGLIGPSGAGKSTMIKTTLGMEKADGGVALVLNHTMPNRHILGDIGYMAQSDALYESLSGQENLEFFGQLKGLSKKDLKAEIAYIAQVVDLTDYLNKAVSGYSGGMKRRLSLAIALLGNPQLLILDEPTVGIDPSLRKKIWKELFALRDNGVGILVTTHVMDEAELTDKVGLLLGGKIIAFDTPQHLKESYQVSSIEEVFLKAEGE, encoded by the coding sequence ATGAAAACATTACTACATTTACAAGATTTAGTAAAATCTTTTGACCATCAAATAGTTCTGAATCATGTCAGCTTTGAATTGCAGCCAGGAGAAATTATAGGATTAATTGGTCCGTCTGGTGCTGGTAAATCAACTATGATTAAGACTACGTTAGGAATGGAAAAGGCTGATGGAGGCGTAGCTTTAGTGTTAAATCACACTATGCCCAATCGCCATATTTTAGGAGATATTGGCTATATGGCCCAATCAGATGCTTTATACGAGTCCTTGTCAGGCCAAGAAAATCTGGAATTTTTTGGTCAGCTAAAGGGGCTTTCTAAAAAAGACCTAAAGGCGGAAATTGCTTATATAGCTCAAGTAGTAGATCTGACAGACTACTTAAACAAGGCGGTATCTGGTTATTCTGGAGGAATGAAACGGCGTTTGTCACTGGCTATCGCGCTTTTAGGAAATCCTCAACTCTTGATTTTGGACGAACCGACAGTTGGAATTGACCCTTCTCTTCGAAAGAAAATCTGGAAAGAATTATTCGCGCTTAGAGACAATGGTGTTGGGATATTAGTTACTACCCATGTTATGGATGAAGCAGAGTTGACGGATAAGGTCGGCTTATTATTAGGCGGAAAAATCATTGCTTTTGATACACCGCAACACTTAAAAGAAAGTTATCAAGTTTCAAGTATTGAAGAAGTATTTTTAAAAGCAGAAGGTGAGTAA
- the rpsD gene encoding 30S ribosomal protein S4, with product MSRYTGPSWKQARRLGLSLTGTGKELARRNYVPGQHGPNNRSKLSEYGLQLAEKQKLRFTYGVGEKQFRNLFVQATKIKGGILGFNFMLLLERRLDNVVYRLGLATTRRQARQFVNHGHILVDGKRVDIPSYRVTPGQVISVREKSLKVPAILEAVEATLGRPAFVSFDAEKLEGSLTRLPERDEINPEINEALVVEFYNKML from the coding sequence ATGTCACGTTATACAGGACCATCTTGGAAACAAGCTCGTCGCCTTGGCCTTTCACTTACAGGTACAGGTAAAGAATTGGCACGTCGTAACTACGTACCAGGACAACACGGACCAAACAACCGTTCTAAATTGTCAGAATACGGTTTGCAATTGGCTGAAAAACAAAAACTTCGTTTCACTTACGGTGTAGGTGAAAAACAATTCCGTAACTTGTTCGTACAAGCTACAAAAATCAAAGGCGGAATTCTAGGTTTCAACTTCATGCTTCTTTTGGAACGTCGTTTGGATAACGTTGTTTACCGTCTTGGCCTTGCGACTACTCGTCGTCAAGCTCGTCAATTCGTAAACCATGGTCACATCCTTGTTGACGGAAAACGCGTTGATATCCCATCATACCGCGTAACTCCAGGTCAAGTGATCTCAGTTCGTGAAAAATCATTGAAAGTTCCAGCAATCCTTGAAGCAGTAGAAGCTACTCTTGGACGCCCAGCATTCGTATCATTCGACGCTGAAAAATTGGAAGGTTCATTGACTCGCTTGCCAGAACGCGACGAAATCAACCCAGAAATCAACGAAGCACTTGTCGTTGAATTCTACAACAAAATGTTGTAA
- a CDS encoding SSURE domain-containing protein produces the protein MKFNPNQRYTRWSIRRLSVGVASVVVASGFFVLVGQPSSARADVVNPTPAQVVPDAASVSEKSDLPAEVLKKAVDVALPSEQSVPTPKASVDTTSSSEKVDETAKELAVAPKEEVQAQPDSKKQTEDAVKPAESPASTVSGQDREASEAQPATTPAEVQKGVADNTKDTVDVPATYLEKANFPGPFTAGVNQVIPYEFFAGDGMLTRLILKASDKAPWSDNGSAKNPALPPVEKLGKGLYFYEVDLAGTQGKSDKELLDLLKQNGTHSYKATIKVYGAKDGKPDLTNLVATKDLNVNLNGLTTPNQVKESVVNNVKDMIDVPASYLDKAKVPGPFLAGVNQVIPYEAFGGDGMLTRLLLKASDKAPWSDNGTAKNPALLPLEGLAKGQYFYEVDLAGTQGKSDKELLDLLKQNGTQSYKATIKVYGAKDGKPDLTNLVATKDLTVNLNGLTTPNQVKDSVVNNVKDMIDVPASYLDKANVPGPFLAGVNQVIPYEAFGGDGMLTRLLLKASDKAPWSDNGTAKNPALLPLEGLAKGQYFYEVDLNGNTVGKDGQALLEQLRANGTHTYLATVKVYGAKDGKPDLTNLIATRQVTIQLRGKEMATIPSQQGQMNTKPSETGSTDTTEGMMGTNHHMSDMKVDQPASSQMANMMKKDDKAMLPNTGEAKTATAGLGIFGLALAGLVGLLGLTTKRED, from the coding sequence ATGAAATTCAATCCAAATCAGAGATATACTCGTTGGTCTATTCGCCGTCTCAGTGTCGGTGTTGCTTCAGTTGTTGTGGCTAGTGGCTTCTTTGTCCTAGTTGGTCAACCAAGTTCTGCGCGTGCTGATGTCGTCAATCCGACTCCTGCCCAAGTCGTGCCAGACGCTGCTTCGGTGAGTGAAAAGAGCGACTTACCAGCAGAGGTTCTCAAAAAAGCAGTCGATGTAGCTCTTCCTTCAGAACAGTCTGTTCCAACACCTAAAGCAAGTGTGGATACGACAAGCTCTTCAGAAAAAGTGGACGAAACTGCTAAAGAGCTGGCAGTAGCGCCAAAAGAAGAAGTGCAAGCACAACCTGACTCTAAGAAACAAACAGAAGATGCAGTTAAACCTGCGGAAAGTCCTGCGTCTACAGTTTCTGGACAAGACCGTGAAGCTAGTGAAGCTCAACCAGCGACCACTCCAGCAGAAGTTCAAAAAGGTGTGGCTGACAACACCAAAGACACAGTAGATGTCCCAGCCACTTACTTGGAAAAGGCTAACTTCCCAGGACCATTCACAGCTGGTGTCAACCAAGTCATTCCATATGAATTCTTCGCTGGTGATGGCATGTTGACTCGCCTTATCTTGAAAGCATCTGATAAGGCTCCATGGTCAGACAATGGTTCAGCTAAAAATCCCGCTCTCCCACCAGTAGAGAAATTGGGCAAAGGTCTTTACTTCTACGAAGTAGACTTGGCCGGCACCCAAGGTAAATCTGATAAAGAGCTGCTTGACTTGTTGAAACAAAACGGCACACATAGCTATAAAGCTACCATCAAAGTGTACGGTGCGAAAGATGGCAAACCTGACTTAACTAATCTGGTAGCGACTAAGGATTTAAATGTCAACTTGAATGGCTTGACCACACCAAATCAGGTTAAAGAATCTGTTGTTAACAATGTCAAAGACATGATTGATGTTCCAGCTAGCTACCTTGATAAGGCTAAGGTTCCTGGACCTTTCTTGGCTGGTGTCAACCAAGTTATTCCATACGAAGCTTTTGGTGGAGATGGTATGTTGACTCGCCTCTTGTTAAAAGCATCCGACAAAGCCCCATGGTCAGACAATGGAACGGCGAAAAATCCAGCTCTATTGCCGCTTGAAGGCTTGGCTAAAGGTCAATATTTCTACGAAGTGGATTTAGCAGGCACCCAAGGAAAATCAGATAAAGAGTTGCTTGACCTCTTGAAACAAAATGGTACACAAAGCTATAAAGCTACTATCAAAGTGTACGGTGCGAAAGACGGCAAGCCTGACTTAACTAATCTGGTAGCGACTAAAGATTTGACTGTTAATTTGAATGGCTTGACCACACCAAATCAGGTTAAAGACTCTGTTGTGAACAATGTCAAAGACATGATTGATGTTCCAGCTAGCTACCTTGACAAAGCAAATGTTCCAGGTCCATTCTTGGCAGGTGTCAACCAAGTTATTCCATACGAAGCTTTTGGTGGAGATGGTATGTTGACTCGCCTCTTGTTAAAAGCCTCAGACAAAGCCCCATGGTCAGACAACGGAACAGCTAAAAATCCTGCTCTATTGCCACTTGAAGGCTTGGCTAAAGGCCAATATTTCTACGAAGTGGATTTGAATGGAAATACGGTTGGCAAAGATGGTCAGGCCTTGCTGGAGCAACTTCGAGCTAACGGAACCCATACGTATCTAGCTACTGTTAAAGTCTATGGCGCTAAAGACGGCAAGCCTGATTTGACCAATCTGATTGCTACTCGTCAAGTAACGATTCAGCTTCGTGGAAAAGAAATGGCGACAATACCATCTCAACAAGGTCAGATGAATACGAAGCCTTCTGAAACAGGCTCTACAGATACGACTGAGGGTATGATGGGTACAAATCACCATATGTCAGATATGAAAGTAGATCAACCAGCTTCTAGCCAAATGGCTAATATGATGAAAAAAGATGATAAAGCGATGCTACCAAATACTGGGGAAGCTAAAACAGCTACAGCTGGCCTTGGAATCTTTGGTCTAGCCTTGGCAGGTCTTGTTGGACTTTTGGGTTTAACAACCAAACGAGAAGATTAA
- a CDS encoding nucleoside phosphorylase, with amino-acid sequence MIQKHAIPILEFDDNPQAVLMPIHEGLDLKLPKKCIYAFLEEEIDRYAQEVGADCIGEFVSATKTYPVYVLNYKGEEICLAQAPVGSAPAAQFMDWLIGYGVEQIISTGTCGVLADIEENAFLVPVRALRDEGTSYHYVAPSRYMEMQIEAISAIEQILEQRGIPYEEVMTWTTDGFYRETAEKVAYRKEEGCAVVEMECSALAAVAQLRGVVWGELLFTADSLADLDNYDSRDWDSEAFDKALELCLAIVHHM; translated from the coding sequence ATGATTCAGAAACATGCGATTCCCATTTTAGAGTTTGATGACAATCCCCAGGCGGTCCTTATGCCAATACATGAGGGGCTAGATTTAAAGTTGCCAAAGAAGTGCATCTATGCGTTTTTGGAGGAAGAGATTGACCGCTATGCTCAGGAAGTAGGTGCGGACTGCATTGGTGAGTTCGTTTCGGCCACCAAGACTTATCCAGTCTACGTCCTCAACTACAAGGGCGAGGAGATCTGTCTGGCTCAAGCGCCTGTTGGTTCTGCCCCAGCGGCCCAGTTTATGGATTGGTTGATTGGTTATGGTGTGGAGCAAATCATTTCCACTGGTACCTGTGGTGTCCTAGCCGATATAGAGGAAAATGCCTTTCTCGTCCCTGTTCGCGCTCTGCGAGATGAGGGGACCAGCTACCACTATGTAGCGCCTTCTCGTTATATGGAGATGCAGATTGAGGCTATCTCTGCCATTGAGCAAATTTTGGAGCAAAGAGGCATCCCTTACGAGGAAGTCATGACCTGGACGACAGATGGTTTTTACCGAGAGACGGCTGAAAAGGTTGCTTATCGTAAGGAAGAAGGCTGTGCTGTTGTGGAGATGGAGTGCTCTGCTCTTGCGGCAGTAGCTCAGCTACGTGGAGTTGTCTGGGGAGAACTGCTCTTTACTGCAGATTCCTTGGCAGATCTGGACAACTACGACAGTCGTGACTGGGATTCTGAAGCTTTTGACAAGGCACTCGAACTATGTCTTGCCATTGTGCACCACATGTGA
- a CDS encoding response regulator transcription factor, whose amino-acid sequence MKKTILLVDDEIDILDIQNRYLIQAGYDVLVAHDGKEGLELFRKKSIDLIITDIMMPNMDGYDFISEVQYIAPDQPFLFTTAKTSEQDKIYGLSLGADDFIVKPFSPRELVLRVNNILRRLSRGGETEQIEFGDLVINHVTHEVRIGEQPLELTVKSFELLWVLASNPERVFSKTELYEKVWQEDYVDDTNTLNVHIHALRQELTKYTNSNAPAIKTVWGLGYKMERPRGRK is encoded by the coding sequence ATGAAAAAGACAATTTTGCTGGTTGATGATGAGATAGATATTCTAGATATTCAAAACCGCTATCTTATACAGGCAGGTTACGATGTTTTGGTCGCCCACGATGGTAAGGAGGGATTAGAACTTTTCAGAAAAAAATCTATCGACCTCATTATCACAGATATCATGATGCCCAATATGGACGGTTATGATTTTATCAGTGAAGTTCAGTATATCGCTCCGGATCAACCCTTCCTCTTTACAACTGCTAAGACAAGCGAACAGGATAAGATTTATGGATTAAGTTTGGGGGCAGATGATTTTATAGTCAAACCCTTTAGCCCACGCGAATTGGTTTTAAGAGTGAATAATATCTTGCGTCGCCTTAGCCGTGGAGGAGAGACAGAACAGATCGAGTTTGGTGACTTGGTAATCAATCATGTGACTCATGAGGTTCGCATTGGGGAGCAACCTTTGGAATTGACAGTAAAATCCTTTGAACTTCTATGGGTATTAGCCAGCAATCCCGAGAGAGTCTTTTCAAAGACGGAACTTTACGAGAAAGTATGGCAAGAGGACTATGTGGATGATACCAATACACTCAATGTTCATATCCATGCTTTGAGGCAAGAGTTGACCAAGTATACAAATTCAAATGCTCCTGCTATCAAAACTGTCTGGGGTTTGGGCTATAAGATGGAAAGACCAAGAGGTAGAAAATGA
- a CDS encoding TrkH family potassium uptake protein, translated as MLFKSFLEKIKTTLSRLSPARRIFLSFALVILLGSLLLSLPFVQATTSQATYFDHLFTTVSMVCVTGLFTLPVASTYNIWGQLICMLLIQIGGLGLMTFIGIFYIQGKQKLSLRGRETIQESFSYGETQSLKDFIRSIFLTTFLVEGIGAFLLSFRFIPEFGWGRGILTSIFLAVSAFCNAGFDNFGSTSLVAFQTDPLINLVIAGLIITGGLGFMVWFDLATQFGKKKKRRLRFHTKLVLFLTAGILLFGTVSTLFIEWNNPGTIGNLSAPEKLLVSFFQTVSMRTAGFASIDYTQARPVTLFIYILQMFLGGAPGGTAGGLKITTFFVLLVFARSELLGLPHANVARRTIEPRTVQKSFSVFIIFLLTFLLGLILLGVTAEGNPRFIYLMFETISALATVGVTANLTPELGKIALSIVMLLMFIGRIGPLTLLVSVAEYQPDKKDTIHYMKADITIG; from the coding sequence ATGTTATTCAAATCTTTTTTGGAAAAAATCAAGACGACGCTGTCTCGGTTATCGCCAGCCCGTCGCATCTTTTTAAGTTTTGCCTTAGTTATCTTACTGGGCTCGCTCCTTTTAAGCCTTCCCTTTGTGCAAGCAACAACGTCACAAGCGACCTACTTTGATCATCTCTTTACAACGGTGTCCATGGTCTGTGTGACAGGGCTCTTCACCCTGCCAGTGGCCTCTACTTATAATATCTGGGGACAGCTAATCTGTATGCTCTTAATCCAGATTGGCGGTTTGGGGCTCATGACCTTTATCGGAATCTTTTACATCCAAGGCAAGCAAAAGCTCAGCCTTCGTGGCCGGGAGACCATTCAAGAAAGTTTCAGTTATGGAGAAACTCAGTCCTTAAAGGACTTTATTCGCTCGATCTTTCTGACGACTTTTCTAGTGGAAGGGATCGGTGCCTTTCTCTTGAGTTTCCGCTTTATTCCTGAATTTGGCTGGGGGCGAGGGATTCTAACCTCTATCTTTTTGGCTGTTTCAGCTTTCTGTAATGCCGGATTTGATAATTTTGGAAGTACGAGTTTGGTAGCCTTTCAAACGGATCCCTTAATCAATCTAGTGATTGCAGGCTTGATTATCACAGGTGGTCTAGGATTTATGGTCTGGTTTGACCTAGCGACCCAGTTTGGGAAAAAGAAAAAACGCCGTCTGCGTTTCCATACCAAGTTGGTTCTCTTTTTAACGGCGGGAATTCTGCTCTTTGGAACCGTATCGACTTTGTTCATTGAGTGGAACAATCCTGGAACGATTGGAAATCTCAGCGCTCCAGAGAAATTGCTGGTTAGTTTCTTTCAGACCGTCAGCATGAGAACGGCAGGTTTTGCTTCCATTGACTACACCCAGGCTCGACCAGTTACCTTGTTCATCTATATCCTACAGATGTTTCTAGGAGGGGCGCCTGGAGGGACAGCAGGGGGGCTCAAGATTACGACCTTCTTTGTCTTGTTGGTCTTCGCTCGTAGCGAACTATTGGGCTTGCCTCATGCCAATGTGGCTCGGAGGACTATTGAACCCCGAACCGTGCAAAAATCTTTCAGTGTCTTTATTATCTTCTTGCTAACATTCTTGCTGGGCTTGATTCTGCTAGGGGTAACCGCAGAAGGAAATCCGCGCTTTATCTACCTCATGTTTGAGACCATTTCAGCCCTTGCGACAGTTGGGGTGACGGCAAATTTAACACCAGAGCTAGGCAAGATAGCCCTCAGCATCGTTATGTTGCTGATGTTTATCGGCCGTATTGGTCCCTTGACACTACTGGTCAGTGTAGCGGAATACCAGCCAGACAAGAAAGATACGATTCACTATATGAAGGCAGATATCACTATCGGATAA
- a CDS encoding TetR/AcrR family transcriptional regulator has protein sequence MDKTVFESFEDYLEEANYPQGKKKIMQAAVDLISTRSYHGTSTLHIAERAGLSQATLFKYFKTKDDLLTAILHPVVPGIFGSFFEELLAFETTEERVRYLVHDRMSYLKKNRALMKIILQESFSNKKLKNEQIFIWNAIQDKLRVLHKELLADPRVNPELTIPQMVRICVGPLLAYFAQLYIVSDNGEIKEEDLDLLEKQILGGLWK, from the coding sequence ATGGATAAGACTGTTTTTGAATCGTTTGAAGATTACTTAGAAGAAGCGAATTACCCTCAAGGAAAGAAAAAAATCATGCAGGCAGCAGTGGATCTCATATCAACCAGGAGTTACCATGGGACCTCAACTCTTCACATAGCTGAGCGTGCTGGACTAAGCCAGGCAACTTTGTTTAAGTATTTTAAGACGAAGGATGATTTACTGACGGCTATTTTACATCCTGTAGTCCCAGGCATTTTTGGTAGTTTTTTTGAGGAACTCTTAGCTTTTGAAACGACAGAAGAGAGGGTTCGTTATCTCGTCCATGATCGTATGAGCTATCTCAAAAAAAATCGTGCTTTGATGAAAATCATTCTGCAGGAGAGTTTTTCAAATAAAAAACTAAAAAATGAACAGATTTTTATCTGGAATGCTATTCAAGATAAACTTCGAGTGCTTCATAAGGAATTGCTAGCAGATCCACGTGTAAATCCAGAGTTAACGATTCCTCAAATGGTTCGTATTTGTGTTGGCCCGTTGTTGGCTTACTTCGCTCAGCTTTATATCGTTAGTGACAACGGAGAAATAAAGGAAGAAGATCTAGACTTATTAGAAAAACAGATTTTAGGTGGTTTGTGGAAATAG
- the rpmG gene encoding 50S ribosomal protein L33: MRVNITLEHKESGERLYLTSKNKRNTPDRLQLKKYSPKLRKHVVFTEVK, encoded by the coding sequence ATGCGCGTAAATATCACACTTGAACACAAAGAATCTGGTGAACGCTTGTACCTTACTTCTAAAAACAAACGTAACACTCCAGACCGTCTTCAATTGAAGAAATACTCACCAAAACTTCGCAAACACGTTGTGTTTACAGAAGTGAAATAA
- a CDS encoding sensor histidine kinase translates to MKLKNYILVGYLVSTLLTILVVFWAVQRMLIEKSEVYFLVGMTLIASFIGAAVSIFLLSPVFSSLKHLKKQAQDIASKDFSTEIETKGPLEFQELGQAFNDMSHNLQATFQSLDESEQEKRMMIAQLSHDIKTPITSIQVTVEGILDGVIKEEERLHYLATIGRQTERLNKLVEELDVLTLNTQPQDTADEEVEEVFLDQLLIESMSEFQLQIEQEERDVYIQVSPESAKIKSHSDKLSRILVNLLNNAFKYSEPGTRIEVLAQLTEQELTISVKDEGQGILPENLEKIFKRLYRVETSRNMKTGGHGLGLAIARELAHQLGGEITAESQYGLGSKFTFSLSLK, encoded by the coding sequence ATGAAATTAAAAAACTATATTTTAGTGGGGTATCTAGTGTCGACTCTACTAACGATTTTGGTCGTTTTCTGGGCAGTCCAACGAATGTTGATTGAGAAAAGTGAAGTTTACTTTCTAGTTGGAATGACCTTGATTGCTAGTTTCATTGGCGCTGCAGTGAGCATCTTTCTTTTGTCGCCTGTGTTCTCTTCTTTGAAACATTTGAAAAAACAAGCTCAGGATATAGCAAGCAAGGATTTCAGCACAGAAATCGAAACCAAAGGCCCATTAGAATTTCAAGAGCTGGGCCAGGCTTTTAATGACATGTCCCACAATTTGCAAGCTACCTTTCAATCACTTGATGAGAGCGAGCAAGAAAAGAGAATGATGATTGCGCAGCTCTCTCACGATATTAAAACTCCCATTACCTCCATTCAGGTTACTGTGGAGGGAATTCTAGATGGAGTGATTAAGGAAGAGGAGCGGCTCCACTACTTAGCCACGATTGGTCGGCAAACTGAGCGTCTAAACAAGCTAGTAGAGGAATTGGATGTTTTGACTCTGAACACACAACCTCAAGATACTGCTGATGAAGAAGTCGAAGAGGTCTTTTTAGATCAATTGCTGATTGAGTCAATGAGTGAATTCCAACTCCAGATTGAACAAGAGGAGCGAGATGTTTACATTCAAGTGTCACCTGAGTCTGCGAAAATCAAGAGCCATTCTGACAAACTTTCTCGCATTCTGGTCAATTTGCTAAACAATGCCTTTAAATATTCAGAACCAGGAACCAGAATCGAGGTTCTTGCCCAATTAACAGAACAAGAGCTGACAATCAGTGTGAAAGACGAGGGTCAGGGGATCCTTCCTGAAAATTTGGAAAAGATCTTTAAACGACTTTATCGTGTAGAAACTTCGCGCAATATGAAGACGGGTGGGCATGGCTTAGGTCTTGCGATTGCACGCGAACTAGCCCATCAGCTTGGTGGCGAAATCACAGCAGAAAGTCAGTACGGCTTAGGAAGCAAGTTTACATTCAGCCTTAGTTTGAAATAA
- a CDS encoding potassium channel family protein — MSDRTIGILGLGIFGSSVLAALAKHDMNIIAIDDHEERINQFEPVLARGVVGDITDEELLLSAGIDTCDTVVVATGENLESSVLAVMHCKSLGVPTVIAKVKSHTAKKVLEKIGADAVISPEFEMGRSLAQTILFHNSVDVFQLDKNVSIVEMKIPQSWTGKSLSQLDLRGRYNLNVLGFRAYENAPLDVQFGPNDLLQADAYIMAVINNQHLDTLAELSE; from the coding sequence ATGTCAGATCGGACAATTGGAATTTTAGGCTTGGGAATTTTTGGGAGCAGTGTTTTGGCTGCCCTAGCCAAGCATGACATGAATATCATTGCTATTGATGACCACGAGGAACGCATTAATCAATTTGAACCTGTGCTGGCGCGTGGGGTAGTTGGAGATATCACGGATGAAGAACTCCTTCTATCAGCGGGGATTGACACCTGTGATACCGTAGTTGTCGCAACGGGTGAAAATTTGGAGTCCAGTGTTCTCGCGGTCATGCACTGCAAGAGTCTAGGGGTGCCGACCGTTATTGCCAAGGTCAAAAGCCATACAGCTAAAAAGGTGTTGGAAAAAATCGGTGCGGACGCAGTTATCTCACCAGAATTTGAAATGGGGCGCTCATTAGCGCAGACCATCCTCTTTCATAACAGCGTGGATGTCTTTCAGCTGGACAAGAATGTATCGATTGTCGAGATGAAAATCCCCCAATCGTGGACTGGTAAAAGCCTCAGTCAGTTAGATTTACGTGGGCGATACAACCTCAATGTACTTGGTTTTCGTGCCTACGAAAATGCTCCTCTGGATGTCCAATTCGGACCTAATGACCTCTTGCAGGCAGATGCCTACATCATGGCCGTCATTAATAACCAACATCTGGACACCCTAGCTGAACTGAGTGAGTAG
- a CDS encoding ABC transporter permease encodes MRTIAIAKKVIKELLRDKRTLSLMFIAPVFIMWLMNLMFSASTTVNVKLATQDLPTGLVTKMDELDHVDVETYQDLDQAKKALADEKVDAVISYKDGEYQVDYANTDASKTTMTRQVLRTSIASEGTDQLVSRVKQALPQLDSDAKTPEIKESYQYGDENTSFFTSMIPVLIGFVVFFFVFLISGMALLKERTSGTLERLLATPVKRSEIVYGYMLSYGIIAIFQTAVVVLAAIWLLDVEVVGSILNVIIVNVVLALVALAFGILLSTLAKSEFQMMQFIPLVIMPQLFFSGIIPLSSMGEWALTVGKFLPLTYSGDAISQIILYGHNLGDILSNLGVLMIFLIILTILNIVGLRRYRKV; translated from the coding sequence ATGAGAACAATAGCGATTGCAAAAAAAGTCATCAAAGAATTACTTCGTGACAAACGAACTCTATCCCTGATGTTTATAGCACCTGTTTTTATCATGTGGTTGATGAACCTCATGTTTTCAGCTAGTACAACCGTGAATGTCAAGTTAGCAACACAAGATCTACCAACTGGTTTGGTAACGAAAATGGATGAGCTCGATCATGTGGACGTCGAGACTTATCAAGACTTAGATCAGGCTAAAAAAGCTCTAGCTGACGAGAAAGTAGATGCAGTCATATCGTATAAAGATGGTGAGTATCAGGTCGACTACGCAAATACGGATGCTTCTAAAACAACTATGACACGACAAGTGTTACGAACGAGTATCGCCAGTGAAGGCACCGATCAGTTAGTATCTCGTGTTAAACAAGCTCTTCCACAATTGGACTCGGACGCAAAAACACCAGAAATCAAGGAGTCTTACCAGTATGGAGATGAAAATACAAGCTTCTTTACCAGCATGATTCCGGTTTTGATAGGTTTTGTAGTTTTCTTCTTTGTCTTTTTGATTTCAGGTATGGCGCTTTTGAAAGAGCGCACCAGTGGAACACTAGAACGTTTGTTAGCAACACCAGTGAAACGATCTGAAATCGTCTATGGCTATATGTTGTCTTACGGTATTATTGCGATTTTTCAAACGGCAGTTGTCGTTTTAGCAGCAATTTGGCTACTAGATGTAGAAGTTGTAGGAAGTATTTTAAATGTTATAATAGTTAATGTGGTACTGGCTCTTGTAGCACTAGCTTTTGGAATTCTCTTGTCTACTTTAGCAAAATCAGAATTCCAAATGATGCAATTTATTCCTCTCGTGATTATGCCCCAACTTTTTTTCTCAGGAATTATTCCATTGTCATCCATGGGAGAATGGGCTCTAACTGTGGGGAAATTTTTGCCATTAACCTATTCTGGTGATGCAATAAGCCAGATTATTCTTTACGGGCACAATCTTGGTGATATTTTGTCAAATCTTGGTGTTTTAATGATTTTCTTGATCATTTTAACAATTCTTAATATTGTTGGATTGCGTCGTTATCGTAAAGTTTAG
- the rpmF gene encoding 50S ribosomal protein L32 — MAVPARRTSKAKKNKRRTHYKVTAPSVNFDETTGDYSRSHRVSLKGYYKGRKIAKAASAE, encoded by the coding sequence ATGGCAGTACCTGCACGTCGCACTTCAAAAGCGAAGAAAAACAAACGTCGTACACACTACAAAGTAACAGCTCCATCTGTAAACTTTGACGAAACTACTGGAGATTACTCACGTTCTCACCGCGTATCACTTAAAGGATACTACAAAGGACGTAAAATCGCTAAGGCTGCATCAGCTGAATAA